The region CGCCCGCCGCCACCGCGCTCACCTGCGCCTTGGAGATCATCGGCACGGCGTCGAAGTCGAAGCTGTCGAGCGTCTTGCCGGGCGGCAGGCGCGCCTCGACGAGGTGTCGCTCGATGCGCCGGCGGTCGCGCTCCGCCAGTTCGTGCTCGGCCAGGGTGCCCAGGAAGCGGGCCGCCGGCCAGCCCTCCTTGTCGGCGCGGGCCGCGAAGTCCGCCCACATCGCCTTCATGCTCGGCAGGCGCAGCTCGTTCAGCATGATGCCGAGGCGGCCGGCGTCGATGGTCGAGGGCGCGCTCATGCGGCCTCTCCCACGGCGGCCGGGCCGAGCAGGCACTCGTAGCTCGCCAGGGACGCGAGCGCGACAGTGACGCGCGGAACCGAGGACGGGTCGGGGCCGAAGCGGGCCCGCAGCTCGTCGATGTCGGGCAGCAGGCCGGCTTCACGGATCTCGGCCAGGCGGCTCGCCAGTTCGGCCTCGCAACCGCGCTCGTGGGCCAGGGCCAGCAGGGCCACGGTGGTGCGGCAGGCTTCTCGCTCCGGCCGGGCCGCCAGCAGCGCGTCGAAGGCGTGCCGATAGGCCTCGCGCGGGAACAGCTGGTCGCGGTAGACGAGGCCGAGCAGGGCCATCGGCTTGCGCCGCAGCGCGTGGATCACGTGGTGGTAGCTGACGACGCTGTCGTCGCGCCCGTCCGGCCGCGGGCGCCCGCGCGTCAGCGTGGTGACGTGCGTGCCGCCGACGAACACGTCGAGCCGGTCGTCGTAGAGCCGCACCCGCAGCCTGTGGCCGATCAGGCGCGAGGGCACCGAGTAGAACACCTTGCGCAGGCGGAAGCCGCCCGAAGAGGTGACGCGCACCGTCACGTCCTCGTAGTCGCAGGTCCGGCGGTCGGGCAGGCGCTTGAGGTGGGGCCGCTCCGCCTCGATGCGCTTGGCGTTCCGGGCATTGCGGAGCCCGACGATGCCGTCCACGAAGGCCCGGTAGGCCGCAAGGTCGGGGAAGTCGGCCGAGGCGCGCAGCAGCAGGGCGTCGGCGAGCGCGCGCTTGAGGTGGCCGTGTGAACTCTCCACCGCGCCGTTCTCGTGCGCCACGCCGGGGTTGTTGCGCGTGGGCTCCATGCCGTAGTGGGCGCACAGCGCCTCGTAGCGCGCCGTGAGATCCGCCTGCGCGTCGCCGTCGAGGTTGCGGAAGGCCGCCGACAGGCTGTCGGTGCGGTGCTGGAGCGGCGCGCCGCCGAGCAGCCACAGGGCGTTCTGGAGCCCCTCGGCCAGGGCCACGAAGCTTTCGCCGCCCAGGATGACGTGGGCGTGCTCGAAGCCCGAGTAGGCCAGCCGGAAGTGGTACAGGCGGTGCTCCAGCGCCACGCCCGCGACAGTGACGCCGAGATCGGCCATGTCGGTGAAGTCGGACAGGCCGGAGCGGCCCGGCTCGTGGGTCTGGCGGAAGATGACGTCCTGCTCGGGCCCGTTCACGGCGCGCCAGGCGCGGATGCGGCGCTCCAGGGTGCGGCGGATGCCGGTGCCGAGTTCGGGGTGGCGGCGCATCACCTCCTCGAATACCGCGATCGGGCGCAGCCCGGGGGCGGCCTGCAGCATGGGCACCACCACGGCATCGAAGACTTCGCCGAGCGGATCCGGCCGCCGGCGGCCGCGGGGCGCCTTGCTGGTGGAGGGCAGGCGCGCCCTCTTGGCGATCCGATGCGCGGTGGCCTTGCTCATCGAGGCCTTGGCGGCCGCGACGGCCACGGTGTCGGTCTGACGGTGTTGCATGAAGAGCCTCATCTGGTGATCGGTCACGTGGCGGCCGGGCACGAGGACCTCCCTTCCAGACGAGGAAGGGCGCCTCACTGCCGGCCTGTCGCGATCACCATCCCGGCCCCGAAGAGGGCCGTCTCCGCTGTGCCGTTCCCTTCGGTCGAGCTTCGCTCTCCCTCACGGAACGGCACAGCGGCGAGCCTCATCCTGATTGACGCGAAGTCTCACCTTGATCGCCGCTGAACACCGCCGCGTTCTGGCTCGCGGGTGAGGACGTGCTTGTGGTCGACCTCGACCCGCAGGCGTCAGCGACCTAATGGCACGACGCGCGAGAACAACCCATGCCGCACGTCGAGAGGTACGCCTACGGCGAGGGCCGCAGAAACGGTGCTTGCGGGTTTCGTCGCGGCGTGATCGCGGGTCGGGAAGGCCCGGGGCTGAGCGTCGGGGTCAGGCTGCGGCGTCGAGGCTCGCCAAGGCGGCCGAGGTCGGCTTCCAGTTCCACGGCAGCAACTCGGCGAGGCGCTGGGCCGGGTGAGACGCGATGCGGCCGAGCACGTCGGCCAGCCAGGCCTGCGGGTCGACGTCGTTCAGCTTCGCGGTCACGATCAGGCTGTTGAAGAAGGCCGCCCTCTGTCCGCCGCGATCCGAGCCGGCGAACAGCCACGCTTTTCTGCCCAGGGCCAAGCCGCGCAGGGCCCTCTCGGCCGCGTTGTTGCTGAGGCACACGCGCCCGTCGTCGAGGAAGCGGGCAAAGGACGGCCAGCGGTCCAGCATGTAGTCCATGGCCCGGGCCACCTCGGAGCCGCGCGGCAGGCGGGCGCGCTCGGTGCGCATCCAACCTTCCAGAGCCGTCACGATGGGCGCGGAGCGCTCACCCCTCACCGCCAGCCGCTCGGCTGCGGGACAGCGGTTCACCTCGCGCTCGATGGCGAACAGCTCGTCCATGCGCCGCACGGCTTCGAGTGCCAGGGGCGCGATCACCGCTACCTTCTTGCGGGCCCGCCGGCGCGCCGCGGCCTCGATGTCGGCCAGCTCGAAGAATTTCCTGCGCGCGTGGGCCCAGCTTGCGTCAGGGTAAGCCCTGGAAAGGAGGACGGATGTGACCTGAAACCTTTCATCGTGATCCAGAGGGTTCGACACCCTCCCGGTAGAGGCGGAGCCCGCCAGCCGGAAGCGAGTCTTGCATGGGCGGCGGCAACGCCGCTCGTGAAGCGTATACAGCGGGTACTGAAGCCCTGCCGTAAGCCTCGAGATCATGAAAGCGTCGAAGCCTTCGCCGTGTTGGGTGCGGGGGCAGCACCGGGACGGCCGTCATGGTCAGGCCGTCCGGTTCGACCGGGGTCTTGGAGCAGGGCAAAGGTACGGGATGGGTCACCTGGGAACCTGAGAGGTCCCGCCGACACCCGCGTGGAAACCGCCGGAATGGGAGCGCCGGCTCAACAAGGCTCCAGGCCCGGTCGCCGGCTTGGCGACGACCGGGAGCGCTTCGGCGAGCACGAAAAGCCAGGACCATGCGGAAGCCCGAGGCGAAGGCATAAGCCGAAGGCCGAGTGCGGCGGGACGTCGTAGCGGCTTCATAGTACCGCCGAGGGCGGGGAACCGGGCTCACCGGGACCCGCCGGAGGGAAGGGGGCCGCCGCGCGCGATGAACCATTGACGGGAAACACGGGAGAGAACCCTGCGTCTCACAAACCTGTCCACGAAACGACAATGGATAGCCGATCTGGCGAGGACGCATCCCGAGCGGGTGCTGACCTCGCTGCACCACCTGATCGACCTCGACTGGATGGCCGAGGCCTATCGCCTGACGCGCAAGGATGGCGCGCCGGGCATCGACGGTGTGACGGCCAAGGACTACGAGGCGAACCTGGAGGCCAATCTTTCGGACCTCATGGCGCGCATCAAGTCCGGACGCTACGTCGCGCCGCCGGTGCGTCGGCATCTCATCCCCAAGGCGGATGGGTCGATGCGGCCGCTCGGCATCCCGACGTTGGAAGACAAGGTGGCGCAGCGGGCGATCCTCCTGCTGCTGGAGCCGATCTACGAGGCGGAGTTCCTGCCGTGCTCGTACGGCTTCCGGCCGGGACGCTCGGCCCATGATGCCCTGCGCGCTTTGCGCACGGGGTTCATGGAGCAGGGGCTCCGCTGGGTGGTGGATGTCGATATATCGAAATATTTCGACACCATCGACCACGGGCACCTGCGAAGCTTCCTCGACCGGCGAGTCACGGACGGCGTCGTCCGGAGGATGATCGACAAATGGCTGAAGGCAGGGGTGCTCGACAAGGGCGTCCTTCGCCGTACGACGGGAGGCACGCCCCAGGGTGGTGTGATCTCGCCGCTGCTCTCGAACATCTACCTGCATTACGTGCTGGACAGATGGTTCGAGACCGTGGCGCGGCCGCACCTGCGGGGGCGTTGCCTGCTGGTTCGCTACGCCGACGATGCGGTGATGGCGTTCGAGGACCACGCGGCCGGCATCAAGATGCTGGCCGTGCTGGGCAAGCGGTTCGGCCGGTACGGGCTCACGCTCCATCCGACCAAGACCCGCTTCGTGGATTTCCGGTTCCGGCGCCCGCAAGGGTGCCATCCGAGGGCAGCGGGAACGACGTTCGACTTCCTCGGCTTCACCCACGTGTGGGGAAAGTCGCGCAAGGGCAGGAACGTCGTCGCCCAGGTGACGGCCAAGGACCGTTACGCGCGGGCGCTCGCGTCCGTGAACGAGTGGCTCAGGCGAAACCTGCACCGCCCGTTCCGGGAGCAGCATACGCGTCTGTCACGGGTGATCCGGGGACACTGCGCCTACTACGGCATCACCGGCAACGGCCGGCGGATCCGTTGGTATCACAACCAGATCGTACGGGCCTGGAGAAAGTGGCTCGCGCGGCGCGGCCGCCACAGCAACCTGCCGTGGCAGCGCTTCCGAGCCATGCTCGCGCGGTACCCTTTGCCCGCGGCCTTGATCGTCCACAAGTACGCCGCTCCTTGAGCGAACCATGCGCGCGAAGAACCGGATGCGGGAAATCTGCACGTCCGGGTCTGTGAGGGGCGGGGATGGGAACATCCTCGCCTACTCGGCACGCGGCCTCGATGATCGGCGCGGGCTTGCGCCCGCCCTCGTACAGTCTGCCATAGCCCCCGTAGGCGTCGGCCTGCAGCACCCCGGTCCAGCCCGCGAGGTGCGCCTGCGGGTGCTCGCCCCGCCGGTCGGGCGAATAGCGGAACAGGGCCGCCGGGGGATCGGGCCCGCCGAACGGCCGGCCGTCGCGCACGTAGACCCACACGCGCCCCGTGCTGGTCTTGCCCTTGGCCAGCACCGGAACGGTGGTGTCGTCCCCGTGCAGCCGCCCCGCCGCCATGACGTGGGCTTCGATGAGCCGGAACAGGGGATCGAGGGCCGCCGCACAGGTGCCCACCTGGTCGGCCAGCGTCGACAGGCTGAGCGGCACGCCCTCGCGGGCGTAACGCTCGGCCTGGCGGTTCAGCGGCTGGTGCTGGCCGTACTTCTCGAACAGCACCATGGCGAGCAGGCTCGGCCCCGCCCATCCCCGCGGCACGGCGTGGAAGGGCGCCGGCGTCTGGCTGACGCCCTCGCAGGCGCGGCAGGAGAAGCGCTCGCGCACGGTCTGGATCACGGTCCACTGGCGCGGCACCACCTCCAGCGTCTCGGTGACGTCCTCGCCCAGCTTCGACAGACGCGTGTTCCCGCAGCACGGGCAGGCGCCCGGGGCCGGCACCACGACGCGCACGCGCGGCAGGTGGGCCGGGAAGGGCTGGCGCGAGGGCTGGCGTCGTTCCGTCGGCGCCGGCACCGCGGCCTTGGCGGCGGCTCTCTCGGCCGCGAGGGCGTCGGCGGCCGCCGAGGCTTCGAGTTCCTCGAGTTGGAGCTCGTACTGGTCGATGAGGCGCTGCGTGCGCTCCGAGCGCTGCCCGTAGAGCGTGCGGGTGAGCCTGGCGATCTCCAGCCGCAGGTGGGCGATCAGCGCGGCGTCGCCCGACAGCTGCGCCTTCACGGCGGCCGCCTCGGCCTCGGCGCGATCGGCTGCGGCCCGGGCCTCAGCGGCGCGCTCCGTGGCCTGGTCGGCTCGGAGTTCGGCGGTCGCCAGGGGTGCGCGCAGCGCCTCGACGTCGATCTTCTCGGACTTGGGTCGCTTCGCCATGAGCAGAGCCGATCATGGATGCAGATTCCGACGAAGCCGGCCGGGTATTCCGATTTCAAGCCGGCCAGCATTCCAACATGAAGCCGGCCACCGTTCCGATCTGAAGCCGGCCACGGCGATGGCGCCCCGCTGGTCGGGTTCGTAGATCGGTCGAGGAGTGTTTCGGGTCAAGCCAGCTGGTCGGCAGGGCGGTGCTTGCGCAGGCTGTCGCCGGACAACGCGATCCGGTAGGCGTTGTGGATCAGGCGGTCCAGCACGGCATCGGCCAGGGTCGGGATGGCGATCATCTCGTACCAGCGGTCGACCGGCACCTGGCTGGTGATCAGCACCGAGCCGGCGTCGTAGCGGTCCTCCACGATCTCCAGAAGGTCGCGCGCCTGCTCGGCGCTGAGGGGCTCAGGGCCCCAATCGTCGAGGATCAGCAGCCTGGCGCGGGCGAGCTGCTTGAGCAGTTTGGCATAGCGGCCGTCGCC is a window of Lichenibacterium dinghuense DNA encoding:
- the ltrA gene encoding group II intron reverse transcriptase/maturase, encoding MLTSLHHLIDLDWMAEAYRLTRKDGAPGIDGVTAKDYEANLEANLSDLMARIKSGRYVAPPVRRHLIPKADGSMRPLGIPTLEDKVAQRAILLLLEPIYEAEFLPCSYGFRPGRSAHDALRALRTGFMEQGLRWVVDVDISKYFDTIDHGHLRSFLDRRVTDGVVRRMIDKWLKAGVLDKGVLRRTTGGTPQGGVISPLLSNIYLHYVLDRWFETVARPHLRGRCLLVRYADDAVMAFEDHAAGIKMLAVLGKRFGRYGLTLHPTKTRFVDFRFRRPQGCHPRAAGTTFDFLGFTHVWGKSRKGRNVVAQVTAKDRYARALASVNEWLRRNLHRPFREQHTRLSRVIRGHCAYYGITGNGRRIRWYHNQIVRAWRKWLARRGRHSNLPWQRFRAMLARYPLPAALIVHKYAAP
- the istA gene encoding IS21 family transposase; amino-acid sequence: MPGRHVTDHQMRLFMQHRQTDTVAVAAAKASMSKATAHRIAKRARLPSTSKAPRGRRRPDPLGEVFDAVVVPMLQAAPGLRPIAVFEEVMRRHPELGTGIRRTLERRIRAWRAVNGPEQDVIFRQTHEPGRSGLSDFTDMADLGVTVAGVALEHRLYHFRLAYSGFEHAHVILGGESFVALAEGLQNALWLLGGAPLQHRTDSLSAAFRNLDGDAQADLTARYEALCAHYGMEPTRNNPGVAHENGAVESSHGHLKRALADALLLRASADFPDLAAYRAFVDGIVGLRNARNAKRIEAERPHLKRLPDRRTCDYEDVTVRVTSSGGFRLRKVFYSVPSRLIGHRLRVRLYDDRLDVFVGGTHVTTLTRGRPRPDGRDDSVVSYHHVIHALRRKPMALLGLVYRDQLFPREAYRHAFDALLAARPEREACRTTVALLALAHERGCEAELASRLAEIREAGLLPDIDELRARFGPDPSSVPRVTVALASLASYECLLGPAAVGEAA